Proteins encoded in a region of the Diadema setosum chromosome 7, eeDiaSeto1, whole genome shotgun sequence genome:
- the LOC140230492 gene encoding uncharacterized protein produces the protein MATASSVTPESLRKRFGGLTNTQDSIQTLSYWIIHHKNHYRQIVDSWLDVIKESSSSSTKLTLLYLVNDVIQNSKRKGTTVFVDAFKNVLEEAASICKEDAIKKNVLRLFKIWGERKVYELDFCDKLNAATAVSKKPPKPKVDAKFLEEFQPEEVPDAIEEITTFQDEVEFKFKQLSNMNLDVTSVDTISQLKDRAGGKRFSQQFEDAADRLEDFVTALEKEVELRKQLVDMLEKSEIFYEAQMGEAKIVANAYKNFGTRVTSLKKRLDDYKKVLPEMDLSPLPSPSSDAPSPGATPPQEADGVNRDLEDMELSEEEDAGGQGKIIAAVPTKSTRHSQALGKKTSLNSRAMSKATKRHAVADRAAPGQKISVIASSPTFATAPTSVGEKIPSLSPNVPVQTPYSSSFDFQPASQGQNVVTSQAPQTSQQVYTPSMTPGYTPQVSTSYQPPTTGAYDPTAGMTYTPVASAVYNPTSTTTFNSADSTGYSSTTSAYTPPATQYNPGVTDAYVPSAPAESTTFVSAASTVSSVFAPTGVPSVTTYAPTAPDVTPQYTPTVSSVPPAYTPTESTAVPPYTPTAPAVAPVYPATGSSVSTAYTPAVSTTYNPAAPSQYNPGTATDYGPSSPSTYNPATASSYNTGNSATYASSANPSYSQTESTNYSPVASSAYTPPVTSAGSSMSYSSPTVSSYTTTETPSMYNPSYSAPYNPTPTTDVLQPQPTTYPNTYGGADSTQNAYEPSGDAFDYRNTQRPPASEYKFGQPQDEEVMRSGTPLRDENSPQEESHTEVEPAGGMASLTPAPSEPPPVPQAVPPVLPVDMPPAEPRILGSNFLQNAAPSLAANPMQFLTKLISSRSIPGEPPRLSNFFSNLGTVAPAPGIAIESDSERDVESPPPPPPPVKKALPRILVDDKTPGKRVTSTNAFGRRRVEVDRQSEPEEDEMDVDPEVEEKLQKANQAFGIGHLMTQLAGNQEEEEEEEEGEDGDIPEEDDEMFLGTNVSPIAVASAKSPFMPSNAQTAMVSSKYSEPHGKPGGSSTRVVPKVSSAPWIPINQSPVRLLKADLESAGTSSPSPPPPPPPPPPPPPQAAAPLPLDAQIVTSLPFAAMLPPPPPPAAKEPPPQPEPIQQRTTCTPSPIEAVPYTRQLSNTSVSSDELSSESQPIMTIGSGSIQPHNFKVEPVPVVNQLSNPSPRPPPAAQPIRSIISGKPVEGQRISVVGQHSYEPPSGPQPVPVLGHSPRVRGRFPGPPPGPPPPTARQLSGSGIRAPGPPPGPPPVSAKRMPSQESSESLPPVSPQQSLPPQPTSPVLQPPNPVLQPTSPVLQPPNPVLQPTSPVLQPPNPGLQPTSPVLQPPNPVLQPTSPVLQPLHPVLQPPSPVLQPPSSVLRPQSPVLQSQPSNVTSPMPHHQQDPMTVNRIPTLVSPTTLAPKMHVNPAPEPVPPFPHSNIKPLKSILKRSEPAPISEPPSPIRNMNMSVSRDAIHKIPEQQNLITIPVVGGSRGVGGGDEGDMNEQFQERRPFHSNHPRPYNANRYNRSPSRDQEEPQFIQMDYGHGKISASTMSIQTLNRERLTYQEKYRPDQFQPEQNYDDNQPPRRFDHHHRSNQEFRHRGRGAGRGAGRGAGRGGRRGHFRPNFRGHSPQFRPRQTFFY, from the exons ATGGCTACCGCATCATCAGTGACTCCAGAGAGCCTGCGCAAGCGGTTTGGAGGGCTGACTAACACACAGGACAGCATCCAGACCCTGTCATACTGGATCATCCATCACAAAAACCACTATCGGCAAATTGTGGATTCTTGGCTGGATGTCATCAAAGAGT CATCCTCTTCTTCCACCAAGCTCACCCTCCTGTATCTTGTGAATGATGTGATCCAGAACAGCAAACGGAAAGGGACCACTGTCTTTGTGGATGCCTTTAAGAATGTCCTGGAAGAAGCAGCTTCGATTTGCAA GGAAGATGCCATCAAGAAGAATGTCTTGCGGCTCTTCAAAATCTGGGGAGAGAGAAAAGTGTATGAACTTGACTTTTGTGACAAGCTTAATGCAGCAACAG CTGTTTCCAAGAAACCTCCAAAGCCAAAAGTGGATGCAAAATTCCTGGAAGAATTTCAG CCAGAGGAGGTGCCAGACGCCATCGAGGAAATCACAACTTTCCAGGATGAGGTGGAGTTCAAGTTCAAACAGCTGTCCAACATGAATCTCGATGTCACCAGTGTGGACACGATATCGCAGCTGAAAG ACCGAGCGGGTGGGAAGCGCTTCTCCCAGCAGTTTGAGGATGCAGCTGACAGGCTGGAGGACTTTGTGACCGCCCTGGAGAAGGAGGTTGAGCTGAGGAAGCAGCTTGTGGATATGCTGGAGAAGAGTGAAATCTTCTACGAAGCTCAGATGGGGGAGGCCAAAATCGTTGCAAAT GCTTACAAGAACTTTGGCACACGAGTGACAAGCCTCAAGAAAAGGCTTGACGACTACAAGAAGGTCCTCCCAGAGATGGATTTGAGTCCACTTCCATCACCCTCTTCCGATGCCCCCTCGCCAG GGGCCACCCCACCACAGGAAGCTGACGGTGTCAACAGAGACCTGGAGGACATGGAGCTCTCCGAAGAAGAGGATGCTGGGGGACAAGGGAAAAtcattg CTGCTGTTCCCACAAAGTCAACGAGGCATTCACAGGCTCTAGGGAAGAAAACTTCTTTGAATTCAA GAGCCATGTCGAAAGCAACCAAACGGCATGCTGTGGCAGATAGGGCAGCCCCTGGTCAGAAGATTTCAGTCATAGCCAGCAGTCCCACTTTTGCTACAGCTCCCACGTCTGTTGGGGAAAAAATACCTTCCCTGTCTCCAAATGTACCTGTTCAGACTCCTTACAGTAGCTCCTTTGACTTCCAGCCTGCCTCCCAAGGTCAAAATGTTGTGACAAGTCAGGCACCTCAAACCAGTCAGCAGGTGTACACGCCAAGTATGACCCCAGGCTACACCCCTCAGGTCTCCACATCCTACCAGCCTCCGACTACAGGTGCCTACGACCCTACTGCTGGGATGACCTATACCCCTGTGGCCTCAGCTGTTTACAATCCCACATCAACCACAACCTTCAACAGTGCAGATTCAACTGGATACAGCTCAACAACAAGTGCTTACACACCACCAGCAACGCAGTACAACCCTGGGGTGACGGATGCATACGTGCCATCTGCACCAGCGGAGTCGACCACTTTTGTGTCTGCTGCTTCTACCGTTTCATCAGTATTTGCTCCTACAGGTGTACCAAGCGTTACTACTTATGCACCTACAGCACCTGACGTGACACCACAATATACCCCAACAGTGTCATCTGTTCCACCAGCATACACCCCAACAGAGTCCACAGCTGTGCCACCATATACTCCGACCGCACCAGCTGTGGCACCAGTGTATCCTGCAACAGGCTCGTCTGTGTCGACTGCATACACGCCTGCAGTATCAACAACATATAATCCAGCAGCTCCCAGCCAATATAACCCTGGAACAGCAACTGATTATGGCCCATCTTCACCATCCACATATAATCCAGCAACTGCTTCTTCTTACAACACTGGAAACTCAGCAACATACGCATCGTCTGCAAATCCGTCGTATAGCCAAACGGAGTCTACAAACTACAGTCCTGTGGCATCCTCTGCATACACCCCTCCTGTTACTTCTGCTGGAAGCTCTATGTCATATTCCTCTCCAACAGTTTCATCATACACGACTACAGAAACACCATCAATGTACAACCCTTCATACTCTGCACCCTACAACCCCACACCCACAACAGATGTACTGCAGCCCCAACCCACAACATATCCAAATACATATGGTGGTGCAGACTCAACACAAAATGCTTATGAGCCCTCAGGTGATGCATTTGATTACAGGAATACTCAGAGACCACCTGCATCCGAGTACAAATTTGGCCAGCCACAAGATGAGGAGGTGATGCGCTCAGGAACGCCATTGAGAGATGAGAACTCGCCACAGGAAGAGTCACATACGGAAGTGGAACCAGCAGGTGGCATGGCATCATTGACACCTGCCCCATCAGAGCCACCTCCAGTTCCTCAGGCAGTACCACCAGTGCTACCAGTAGACATGCCTCCAGCAGAACCAAGAATCCTGGGCTCCAATTTTCTGCAGAATGCTGCCCCATCTCTTGCAGCCAACCCAATGCAATTTCTCACCAAGCTGATAAGCAGTAGGAGCATTCCAGGAGAACCTcccagattgtccaatttcttTAGCAACCTTGGTACTGTTGCACCAGCACCAGGGATTGCCATAGAGTCTGACAGTGAAAGGGATGTGGAATCGCCCCCGCCACCTCCCCCACCAGTAAAGAAGGCGTTGCCAAGAATTTTAGTGGATGATAAGACTCCAGGGAAGCGTGTTACTTCAACCAATGCTTTTGGTCGCAGGAGAGTTGAAGTTGACAGGCAGAGTGAACCTGAGGAGGACGAGATGGATGTGGACCCGGAGGTTGAGGAGAAACTTCAGAAAGCTAACCAAGCTTTTGGCATTGGACACCTAATGACACAGCTGGCTGGAAAtcaagaagaagaggaggaagaggaggagggagaggatgGAGACATACCAGAGGAGGACGATGAGATGTTTTTAGGGACCAATGTGTCACCAATTGCTGTAGCATCTGCTAAATCACCTTTTATGCCATCAAATGCCCAAACTGCAATGGTTTCCAGTAAGTATTCTGAGCCACATGGAAAACCAGGTGGGTCAAGTACAAGAGTTGTGCCAAAGGTCTCGTCAGCCCCATGGATACCCATCAACCAAAGCCCAGTAAGATTATTGAAAGCAGATCTGGAATCAGCAGgcacatcatcaccatcaccaccgccacctcctcctccaccgCCTCCTCCACCCCCACAGGCTGCTGCACCTCTGCCACTTGACGCACAGATAGTGACATCACTTCCTTTTGCAGCTATGCTGCCCCCTCCTCCACCTCCAGCTGCAAAAGAGCCGCCCCCACAACCGGAGCCGATACAGCAAAGAACCACATGTACCCCCTCGCCCATTGAAGCAGTACCCTATACAAGACAGTTGTCAAATACTTCTGTGAGTAGTGATGAATTGTCCAGTGAGTCACAGCCAATAATGACTATAGGCAGTGGAAGTATCCAACCGCATAATTTTAAAGTGGAGCCTGTACCTGTAGTTAATCAGCTGTCAAATCCATCCCCAAGGCCCCCTCCTGCTGCCCAGCCAATTCGTTCAATCATCAGTGGTAAGCCTGTAGAAGGGCAGAGAATCAGTGTAGTAGGCCAACATTCATATGAACCCCCAAGTGGACCACAGCCGGTGCCAGTCCTCGGACATTCACCAAGAGTCCGAGGGCGTTTCCCTGGGCCACCACCTGGCCCCCCACCACCAACGGCCAGACAGCTCTCAGGGTCAGGCATCCGAGCTCCAGGCCCACCCCCGGGTCCTCCTCCAGTCAGTGCCAAAAGAATGCCCAGTCAGGAGTCTTCGGAATCTCTACCCCCCGTTTCACCTCAGCAGTCATTACCTCCTCAACCAACAAGTCCTGTTTTGCAACCTCCAAATCCTGTTTTGCAACCAACGAGTCCTGTTTTGCAACCTCCAAATCCTGTTTTGCAACCAACAAGTCCTGTTTTGCAACCTCCAAATCCTGGTTTGCAACCAACAAGTCCTGTTTTGCAACCTCCAAATCCTGTTTTGCAACCAACAAGTCCTGTTTTGCAACCTCTACATCCTGTTTTACAACCCCCTAGTCCTGTTTTACAACCCCCAAGTTCTGTTTTACGACCCCAGAGTCCTGTTTTACAATCCCAGCCGTCTAACGTCACAAGCCCAATGCCGCACCATCAGCAGGACCCTATGACAGTCAACCGCATACCAACCCTGGTCTCACCCACAACTCTCGCTCCAAAGATGCACGTCAATCCGGCTCCAGAGCCAGTCCCACCTTTCCCACATTCGAACATTAAACCTCTGAAATCAATTCTCAAGCGATCGGAGCCAGCACCCATTTCTGAACCACCCTCCCCAATCAGAAATATGAATATGTCCGTCTCCCGTGATGCAATCCACAAGATTCCAGAGCAGCAAAACCTTATCACAATACCAGTTGTTGGCGGGTCCAGAGGAGTAGGAGGAGGTGACGAAGGTGACATGAACGAACAATTTCAGGAGAGGCGTCCTTTCCACAGCAACCATCCCAGGCCCTACAATGCAAATCGATACAATAGGAGCCCAAGCAGGGACCAAGAGGAGCCGCAGTTTATCCAGATGGACTATGGGCATGGGAAAATATCTGCAAGTACCATGTCCATTCAGACTCTGAACCGAGAACGTCTCACATACCAAGAGAAATACAGGCCTGACCAGTTTCAGCCTGAGCAAAACTATGACGATAACCAGCCTCCACGGCGCTTTGATCATCACCATCGCTCCAATCAGGAGTTTCGGCATAGGGGGCGAGGTGCTGGGCGCGGTGCCGGGCGCGGTGCCGGGCGCGGTGGCAGGCGTGGCCATTTCAGACCCAACTTTAGGGGTCATTCACCTCAATTTCGGCCCAGGCAAACATTCTTTTACTAA